One stretch of Salarias fasciatus chromosome 19, fSalaFa1.1, whole genome shotgun sequence DNA includes these proteins:
- the LOC115406882 gene encoding interferon-induced protein 44-like produces MSSVTSRLSEDQQRKLLSLFDHVRLHLLYKASVHGYTAADFHARCDKQGPTVTVAYNTSDFVFGAYASKDFTRSGGDVLDDKAFLYSITAQRNKPLKVAGISGRCGFKDGADAAPDFGGLQFLSDDKPEVKSQPNTGFKFEEREMHGGDLKLTELEVYRVESLGDLLAKPWRNIKWTAERREELMKSILNYKPDMSSVQQARVLLVGPVGTGKSSFFNSINSIFRGSMMVQAIAGTMGKSVTTQFRSYSIKSGKGGGVIPVVLCDTMGLEGEADGGLDIEDLVNIYKGHVKDRYQFSTSAPLSPDAPAYQKHSTLSDKIHCAVYFIDTSSISLLSQKMLDKFAAIRKKTNQLGIPQIVLMTKVDEACKLVAEDLKNVYRSVYIHKKAQELSELLGVPLSCVLPVKNYSDEVDLDPDIDVLLLSAVQHMLNFADSFFENQDQEDSGQDLYRCNKNFQPVS; encoded by the exons agctgctttctctcttcGATCATGTCCGACTGCACCTGCTCTACAAAGCCAGCGTCCACGGCTACACCGCCGCCGACTTCCACGCACGCTGCGACAAGCAGGGCCCCACCGTCACCGTGGCCTACAACACCTCCGACTTCGTCTTCGGGGCTTACGCCTCGAAAGACTTCACCCGGAGCGGCGGGGATGTCCTGGATGACAAGGCGTTCCTCTACAGCATCACCGCCCAGAGAAACAAACCGCTGAAGGTGGCGGGCATCAGCGGACGCTGCGGCTTCAAAGACGGAGCGGATGCTGCTCCGGATTTTGGAGGCCTTCAGTTTCTGAGTGATGACAAACCTGAAGTAAAGTCCCAGCCCAACACAGGCTTCAAGTTTGAGGAAAGAGAGATGCACGGGGGCGATTTGAAGCTGACAGAGCTGGAGGTGTATCGAGTGGAGA GCTTGGGAGATCTCCTGGCGAAACCCTGGAGGAACATCAAGTGGACTGCTGA GAGAAGGGAGGAGCTGATGAAGTCCATCCTGAACTACAAGCCCGACATGAGTTCAGTGCAGCAAGCTCGAGTGCTGCTGGTCGGCCCCGTCGGCACCGGCAAGTCCAGCTTCTTCAACTCCATCAACTCCATATTTCGAGGCAGCATGATGGTCCAGGCCATAGCCGGCACAATGGGGAAGAGTGTGACCACTCAG TTTCGCAGCTACTCCATAAAGTCAGGGAAGGGTGGGGGAGTGATTCCTGTGGTCCTGTGCGACACGATGGGGCTGGAGGGAGAAGCAGACGGAGGTCTGGACATTGAAGACTTAGTCAACATCTACAAGGGACACGTCAAAGATCGCTATCAG ttCAGCACCTCTGCGCCGCTCTCGCCGGATGCTCCCGCTTACCAGAAACACTCGACTCTGAGTGACAAGATCCACTGCGCGGTGTACTTCATCGACACTTCCAGCATCTCTCTCCTTTCCCAGAAGATGCTGGACAAGTTTGCAGCCATCCGGAAAAAGACAAACCAGCTGG GAATTCCTCAGATCGTGCTGATGACTAAAGTAGATGAGGCCTGTAAACTGGTGGCCGAGGACCTGAAGAATGTTTACCGCAGTGTTTACATCCACAAGAAG GCTCAGGAGCTGAGTGAACTGCTGGGCGTCCCTCTGTCCTGCGTGCTGCCCGTGAAGAACTACAGCGACGaggtggacctggacccggacatcgacgtgctgctgctgtcagcggTGCAGCACATGCTCAACTTTGCAGACAGCTTTTTTGAGAACCAGGATCAGGAAGACAGTGGCCAGGACCTCTACAGATGCAACAAAAATTTCCAACCTGTTTCCTAG